A region from the Chrysoperla carnea chromosome 4, inChrCarn1.1, whole genome shotgun sequence genome encodes:
- the LOC123298750 gene encoding uncharacterized protein LOC123298750: MVFHCSVKGCVKTQKDISLHVIPKNFEKFKNWTIAVGRTDIEYSKRENYRVCDLHFADEMKLQASTGKLRTNLKPNAFPSLHLSSSQFLHAETSNINLNKTASKRPGE; encoded by the exons atggTTTTTCATTGTTCTGTGAAAGGTTGTGTAAAAACACAGAAGGATATTAGTTTACATGTGATTCCTAAGAATTTTGAG aagtttaaaaattggaCAATAGCGGTTGGTCGAACGGACATCGAATACTCGAAACGTGAAAACTATCGTGTCTGCGATTTACATTTCGCCGACGAAATGAAACTCCAGGCTTCAACAGGAAAATTGCGAACTAACTTAAAGCCTAATGCTTTTCCTAGCCTCCACTTAAGTA gttcaCAATTTTTACATGCAGAGACCTCGaatataaatttgaacaaaactgCATCAAAACGACCTGGTGAGTGA
- the LOC123298588 gene encoding pro-resilin gives MNTFKVCMVIALAALATAEPPSGYSYSRPSGGGGGGYSSGGYSSGGSLGGGYSGGGGGGGYTAVSTGYQTSEGASVDPQLLEQVRQILLKEEQSSGSIGGGGGGYPSAPSSSYGAPSSSYGVPSSSYGVPSYSSGRVVGIDLEGIRQAIQVAQYNQISHGQVGGGGGYPSGPSSSYGAPSIPSGSYGAPF, from the exons ATGAACACATTCAAAGTG TGTATGGTCATCGCTTTAGCTGCTTTAGCCACAGCAGAACCTCCATCTGGCTACTCATATAGCAGACCAAGCGGTGGTGGCGGTGGTGGATACTCCTCAGGAGGATACTCCTCAGGAGGTTCCCTCGGTGGTGGATATTCAGGAGGAGGTGGTGGTGGCGGATACACAGCTGTCTCCACAGGATACCAGACCTCTGAGGGTGCCAGTGTAGATCCACAATTATTAGAACAAGTACGCCAAATTTTACTTAAAGAAGAACAATCATCAGGTTCAATTGGTGGTGGCGGTGGTGGTTATCCATCAGCACCAAGCTCATCATACGGTGCACCATCATCTAGCTACGGCGTACCTTCATCCAGTTACGGTGTCCCATCATATTCATCTGGTCGTGTTGTTGGTATTGATCTTGAAGGAATCCGCCAAGCAATTCAAGTAGCTCAATACAATCAAATCTCTCACGGACAAGTAGGTGGTGGCGGTGGATACCCAAGTGGACCATCAAGCTCATACGGTGCACCAAGTATACCATCCGGCTCATACGGAGCACCTTTTTAG